A genome region from Terriglobales bacterium includes the following:
- a CDS encoding uroporphyrinogen-III synthase produces the protein MSRAKTTPGPLTGCRILVTRARHQAGVLSRALRREGATVIEIPSIEIRPPRSFRRLDSALRHIGQYDWLILTSVNGVEALFARLRRLRISTQALEHLRIAAIGPATRKAIQKRRLRVSVMPREYVAEAVVRALRGRAAGKRVLLVRARVARDVIPRELRRAGAKVHVAEAYRTTAPKRSRARLRALLHRSNRPHVVTFTSSSTARNLVELLGGKQHARRSLKGIRLASIGPVTTGTLRELGLRADIQATTFTIPGLVKALKSLGGARRR, from the coding sequence GTGAGTCGAGCGAAAACAACGCCCGGGCCGCTTACTGGTTGCCGCATCCTGGTTACCCGGGCCCGGCATCAGGCCGGCGTCTTGTCACGCGCCTTGCGCCGCGAAGGCGCTACGGTCATCGAAATACCCAGCATCGAGATCCGCCCGCCGCGCTCCTTTCGCCGCCTCGATTCCGCGCTTCGCCACATCGGCCAATACGACTGGCTCATCCTTACCAGCGTGAACGGAGTGGAAGCACTCTTCGCGCGGCTGAGACGCCTACGAATTTCCACCCAAGCCTTGGAGCACCTGCGCATTGCGGCCATCGGTCCGGCCACGCGCAAGGCTATCCAGAAGCGGAGACTGCGCGTGAGCGTGATGCCTCGGGAATACGTTGCCGAGGCCGTGGTCCGCGCACTACGCGGCCGAGCGGCAGGGAAGCGGGTGCTCCTGGTGCGGGCACGGGTGGCGCGGGACGTGATCCCTCGCGAACTGCGCCGGGCCGGCGCCAAGGTGCACGTTGCCGAGGCCTACCGCACCACCGCGCCGAAGCGCTCCCGGGCCCGACTGCGTGCCCTGCTCCACAGGTCGAATCGCCCCCACGTGGTCACATTCACCAGTTCTTCCACCGCCCGAAACCTGGTGGAACTCCTGGGGGGAAAGCAACACGCCCGCCGCTCACTGAAAGGAATCCGTCTGGCCTCGATCGGACCAGTAACCACGGGGACGCTGCGCGAACTCGGACTGCGCGCGGACATTCAGGCGACGACCTTTACGATTCCGGGTTTGGTGAAAGCCTTGAAATCTCTTGGCGGGGCACGGCGGAGGTAG
- the nth gene encoding endonuclease III yields MPRGMLTRQPSRSGRHEGVARAAAGGRGARRQAVAAPPRKSAPGWPKAKPKAAAKYDPVASERIRELLKRLDQDYPGVTCALEHKSAWDLLVATILSAQCTDVRVNKVTPGLFQKYPSVRHFAALKPEELEPDIRSTGFFRNKSKSIVGAAQRVTSEYGGEIPDTMEKLLTLPGVARKTANVVLGTWFKKAVGVVVDTHVQRIARRLELTKQTDAAKIEQDLMRAIPQEKWIEFAHQLIWHGRKVCVARKPRCAECRLENLCHAADKTWSTVEVHKAAKP; encoded by the coding sequence GTGCCACGAGGAATGCTGACCCGGCAGCCGTCACGCAGTGGACGTCATGAGGGCGTGGCCCGGGCTGCCGCCGGCGGCCGCGGCGCCCGCCGGCAGGCGGTTGCTGCTCCGCCGCGAAAAAGCGCACCTGGCTGGCCCAAGGCCAAGCCCAAGGCTGCGGCGAAGTACGACCCGGTAGCGTCCGAGCGCATCCGCGAGCTTTTGAAACGCCTGGATCAGGACTATCCCGGCGTGACCTGCGCGCTGGAACACAAGAGCGCCTGGGACCTGCTGGTGGCCACCATCCTCTCCGCGCAGTGCACCGACGTCCGCGTGAACAAGGTGACGCCGGGGCTGTTCCAGAAATATCCCTCGGTTCGCCACTTTGCGGCGCTCAAGCCCGAAGAGCTGGAGCCGGATATCCGCTCGACGGGATTTTTCCGAAACAAATCCAAGTCCATCGTGGGCGCAGCCCAGCGGGTGACGAGCGAGTACGGGGGAGAAATCCCGGACACGATGGAGAAGCTGCTGACCCTGCCGGGCGTGGCCCGCAAGACGGCCAACGTGGTGCTGGGAACGTGGTTCAAGAAAGCCGTGGGCGTGGTGGTGGACACGCACGTGCAGCGCATTGCGCGGCGGCTGGAGCTCACGAAACAGACCGACGCGGCCAAGATCGAGCAGGACCTGATGCGCGCCATTCCGCAGGAAAAGTGGATCGAGTTCGCCCATCAGTTGATATGGCACGGGCGCAAAGTGTGTGTGGCGCGCAAGCCGCGGTGCGCGGAATGCCGGCTGGAAAACCTGTGCCACGCCGCCGACAAGACCTGGTCGACGGTCGAGGTGCACAAGGCGGCGAAACCGTAG
- the hemQ gene encoding hydrogen peroxide-dependent heme synthase — protein MASRSKLEVPAAQADLAAVPLTIEGSSVLHQMLRFRWSAWREAPQADKAAIVAEATQALAGLERSNSALYSLLGHKGDLMLVHFRDSFDQLKQSELALSGLRLWDFLEPATSYLSVIELGLYDSSTKLYRQLQEQGVESHSAEWKAVVDETVERQKEAMRPRLYPEIPPARYVCFYPMDRRRGEHKNWYTLPIEERARQMEEHGLVGRRYAGAVRQIITGSIGFDDWEWGVDLFADDPLVFKKLIYEMRFDEVSAVYALFGHFYVGLRVPADRLGELLSGRLPSFEPSK, from the coding sequence ATGGCATCGCGTAGCAAGCTCGAGGTTCCGGCGGCGCAGGCGGACCTGGCCGCCGTCCCGCTGACCATCGAAGGCTCCAGCGTCCTGCATCAGATGCTGCGCTTCCGTTGGTCGGCGTGGCGTGAGGCGCCGCAGGCCGACAAGGCCGCCATCGTGGCCGAAGCTACGCAAGCCCTCGCCGGCCTCGAGCGCTCGAACAGCGCCCTGTACTCGCTGCTCGGACACAAAGGCGACTTGATGCTGGTTCACTTCCGCGATTCTTTCGACCAGCTCAAGCAGTCCGAGCTCGCTCTTTCCGGCCTGCGCCTGTGGGATTTCCTGGAGCCCGCGACCTCGTATCTCTCCGTCATCGAGCTCGGTCTGTACGACTCCTCCACCAAGCTCTACCGCCAACTGCAAGAGCAGGGCGTCGAGTCGCACTCAGCGGAGTGGAAAGCCGTCGTGGACGAGACCGTAGAGCGCCAGAAGGAAGCCATGCGCCCGCGTCTATACCCGGAGATACCGCCGGCTCGTTACGTCTGCTTTTATCCCATGGATCGCCGCCGTGGCGAGCACAAGAACTGGTACACGCTTCCCATTGAGGAGCGCGCCCGCCAGATGGAGGAGCACGGCCTGGTGGGCCGCCGCTACGCCGGCGCCGTGCGCCAGATCATCACCGGTTCCATCGGCTTCGACGATTGGGAGTGGGGCGTGGATCTCTTTGCCGACGATCCGCTGGTCTTCAAGAAGCTCATCTACGAAATGCGCTTCGACGAAGTCAGCGCCGTCTACGCGCTGTTCGGCCACTTCTATGTCGGCCTGCGCGTGCCCGCCGACCGCCTGGGGGAACTGCTTTCCGGCCGCCTGCCGAGCTTCGAGCCCTCGAAGTAG
- a CDS encoding DedA family protein — MITRLLAWLSGFVIATISSSGYLGIVALMAIESACIPLPSEVIMPFSGYLVYTGRFNLWWVATAGAIGCNLGSVLAYELGSYGGRPLVEKYGAYLLLSRRELEWADRFFARYGSAAVFIARLLPVVRTFIALPAGIARMPRVPFHLYTFLGSWPWCFGLAWLGMKAGEKWNYLGPYFHEFDAVIGVLLAAAVIWFVWSRWKHRVRAK, encoded by the coding sequence ATGATCACCCGTCTCCTTGCCTGGCTGAGCGGCTTCGTCATCGCGACCATCTCCAGCTCCGGCTACCTCGGCATCGTCGCGCTGATGGCCATCGAGTCGGCCTGCATTCCCTTGCCCTCGGAAGTCATCATGCCGTTCTCCGGATACCTGGTGTACACCGGGCGCTTCAATCTCTGGTGGGTGGCCACCGCCGGCGCTATCGGCTGCAACCTGGGCTCGGTGCTGGCTTACGAGCTGGGCTCTTACGGCGGACGCCCGCTGGTGGAAAAGTACGGCGCCTACCTGCTGCTCAGCCGCCGCGAGCTCGAGTGGGCGGACCGCTTCTTCGCGCGCTACGGCTCCGCCGCCGTCTTCATCGCGCGCCTGCTGCCGGTGGTACGCACCTTCATCGCCCTGCCCGCCGGCATCGCCCGCATGCCCCGCGTCCCGTTCCACCTCTACACCTTCCTCGGCTCCTGGCCCTGGTGCTTCGGCCTGGCATGGCTGGGCATGAAAGCGGGGGAGAAATGGAATTACCTCGGCCCTTACTTCCACGAATTCGATGCCGTCATCGGCGTGCTGCTGGCCGCCGCAGTCATCTGGTTCGTCTGGTCGCGCTGGAAGCACCGCGTGCGCGCTAAGTAG
- a CDS encoding SDR family oxidoreductase → MADTRVSVITGSSSGFGLLTAVEMARRGYRVVATMRNLERRRLLDEAAAAAGVAERIDVRKLDVTDTPAIVPVVEGIVRDYGRIDVLVNNAGFAVAGFIEDLKLEEIREQLDTNFFGHVAMTKAVLPVMRAQKSGHILMISSINGRAATPVVSSYSASKWALEGWSEALRMEMLELGVKVVLIEPGAYKTDIWDRNVKLGERVFDPASPNAERGKRYSEYVKTKVVKRDAQVVARKIADVADDPNPRLRYLVGPDAHTMTWIKALLPWKVYERLITKAIRIA, encoded by the coding sequence ATGGCGGACACACGAGTTTCCGTTATCACCGGGTCCTCAAGCGGGTTCGGGCTGCTGACGGCGGTGGAGATGGCGCGGCGCGGATACCGGGTGGTCGCGACCATGCGCAACCTGGAGCGGCGCCGGCTGCTGGATGAAGCGGCGGCGGCGGCGGGCGTCGCCGAGCGCATCGACGTGCGCAAGCTGGACGTGACCGACACGCCCGCCATCGTGCCCGTGGTCGAGGGGATTGTGCGGGACTACGGGCGCATCGACGTGCTGGTAAACAACGCCGGCTTCGCCGTGGCCGGGTTCATCGAAGACCTGAAACTGGAAGAGATACGCGAGCAGCTGGACACCAACTTCTTCGGCCACGTCGCCATGACCAAGGCGGTGCTGCCGGTGATGCGGGCGCAGAAGAGCGGGCACATCCTGATGATCTCCTCCATCAACGGGCGGGCGGCGACGCCGGTGGTGAGTTCGTATTCAGCGTCGAAGTGGGCGCTGGAAGGCTGGAGCGAGGCGTTGCGCATGGAGATGCTGGAACTGGGCGTCAAAGTGGTGCTGATCGAGCCCGGCGCCTACAAGACCGATATATGGGACCGTAACGTGAAACTCGGCGAGCGGGTCTTCGATCCGGCCTCGCCCAACGCGGAACGGGGAAAGCGTTATTCCGAGTACGTGAAAACCAAAGTCGTAAAGCGGGACGCGCAGGTGGTGGCGCGGAAGATCGCTGATGTCGCCGACGATCCAAATCCGCGGCTGCGCTACCTGGTGGGGCCGGATGCGCACACGATGACGTGGATCAAGGCGCTATTGCCGTGGAAGGTGTACGAGCGGCTGATTACGAAAGCGATAAGGATCGCGTAG
- a CDS encoding inositol-3-phosphate synthase: protein MARVSAPKKDARRTAAIAPAKGKLGVMIPGMGAVATTFVAGVEAIRRGLAAPIGSLTQMGTIRLGKRTDGRTPAIKDFVPLVNLPDLVFTGWDIFPDDMYAAASKAGVLEQSLLDKVKPFLQTVKPRKAVFDRRYVKKLDGPNVKKGRNKMELAEQVREDIRQFQKTSGADRLVMIWCGSTEVFLTPGPAHTSLAAFEKALQKNDDSIAPSMIYAYAALQEGVPFANGAPNLTVDIPAMHELARRHQAPICGKDFKTGQTLLKTILAPGFKARMIGLHGWFSTNILGNRDGEVLDDPESFKTKEESKLSVLEQILQPELYPTLYKDFYHKVRINYYPPRGDNKEGWDNIDIFGWLGYPMQIKVDFLCRDSILAAPIVLDLVLFLDLAQRAPALRRLGIQEWLSFYFKSPMTAPGLYPEHDLFIQLMKLKNTLRHLEGEALITHLGLEYYD, encoded by the coding sequence ATGGCACGCGTTTCCGCTCCGAAGAAGGACGCCCGTCGCACCGCCGCCATCGCCCCGGCCAAGGGCAAGCTGGGGGTGATGATTCCCGGCATGGGCGCCGTAGCCACCACCTTTGTCGCCGGCGTCGAGGCCATCCGGCGCGGCCTGGCTGCCCCCATCGGCTCGCTCACCCAGATGGGCACCATCCGCCTGGGCAAGCGCACCGACGGCCGCACGCCCGCCATCAAGGACTTCGTGCCGCTCGTCAACCTGCCCGACCTGGTCTTCACCGGCTGGGACATCTTCCCGGACGACATGTACGCCGCCGCCTCTAAAGCCGGCGTGCTCGAGCAATCGCTCCTGGACAAGGTCAAGCCGTTCCTGCAGACCGTGAAGCCCCGCAAGGCCGTCTTTGACCGGCGCTACGTCAAGAAGCTCGACGGCCCCAATGTGAAGAAGGGCCGCAACAAGATGGAGCTGGCCGAGCAGGTGAGGGAAGACATCCGCCAGTTCCAGAAGACTTCCGGCGCCGACCGCCTGGTGATGATCTGGTGCGGCTCCACCGAAGTCTTCCTCACGCCCGGACCCGCGCACACCTCGCTGGCCGCCTTCGAGAAAGCCCTGCAAAAGAACGACGACAGCATCGCGCCCTCGATGATTTACGCCTACGCCGCTCTGCAGGAAGGCGTGCCGTTCGCCAACGGCGCTCCCAACCTCACCGTGGACATCCCCGCCATGCACGAGCTGGCGCGCCGTCACCAGGCGCCCATCTGCGGCAAAGACTTCAAGACCGGCCAGACCTTGCTCAAGACCATCCTCGCGCCCGGATTCAAGGCACGCATGATCGGCCTGCACGGCTGGTTCTCCACCAACATCCTGGGCAACCGCGACGGGGAAGTGCTCGACGACCCCGAGTCTTTCAAAACCAAAGAAGAATCCAAGCTCTCGGTGCTCGAGCAGATCCTCCAGCCCGAGCTTTATCCCACGCTGTACAAGGACTTCTACCACAAGGTCCGCATTAACTATTACCCGCCGCGGGGCGACAACAAAGAGGGCTGGGACAACATCGATATCTTCGGCTGGCTGGGCTACCCCATGCAGATCAAGGTGGACTTCCTCTGCCGCGACTCCATCCTGGCCGCCCCCATCGTGCTCGACCTCGTCCTCTTCCTCGACCTCGCCCAGCGCGCCCCCGCACTCCGCCGCCTGGGCATCCAGGAATGGCTCAGCTTCTACTTCAAGTCGCCCATGACCGCCCCGGGCCTATATCCCGAGCACGACCTGTTCATCCAGTTGATGAAGCTGAAGAACACCCTCCGCCACCTGGAGGGCGAAGCCCTGATTACCCACCTGGGGCTCGAGTACTACGACTAG
- a CDS encoding dihydrofolate reductase family protein: MSVDGFLARPDDALDFLETGEQEPHGFEEFYGSVDVVVIGRKTFEVVLTFGKWFYGKKPVVVLSRRRLDFSPVKGGVVEQMSGEPAQIVAQLKARGYKHAYIDGGVTIQRFLAAELIDRLVVTRVPVLIGSGIPLFGPLPRDISLRHVATRCYKGGLVQSEYQVGARPRTRARKKAPSSRAKSSARRKRKSK, encoded by the coding sequence GTGAGCGTGGACGGATTTCTCGCGCGGCCGGACGACGCGCTCGATTTCCTGGAAACCGGTGAGCAGGAGCCGCACGGCTTCGAAGAATTCTACGGCAGCGTCGATGTCGTCGTGATCGGCCGCAAGACCTTCGAAGTCGTGCTGACCTTCGGCAAATGGTTTTACGGCAAGAAGCCGGTGGTCGTGCTGAGCCGCCGTCGGCTCGATTTCTCGCCGGTCAAAGGCGGGGTGGTCGAGCAGATGTCGGGAGAACCGGCCCAAATCGTTGCCCAGCTCAAAGCGCGCGGTTACAAACACGCGTACATAGACGGCGGCGTCACCATCCAGCGATTCCTGGCCGCTGAGCTCATCGACCGCTTGGTGGTCACGCGCGTGCCCGTGCTCATCGGATCAGGCATTCCGCTGTTCGGCCCACTGCCGCGCGACATCAGTCTTCGGCACGTTGCGACCCGCTGCTATAAGGGTGGCCTGGTGCAAAGTGAATACCAGGTTGGCGCTCGACCGCGCACGCGGGCTCGGAAGAAGGCTCCGTCGTCGCGAGCGAAAAGTTCAGCCAGGCGGAAACGAAAGTCGAAGTGA
- a CDS encoding DUF1697 domain-containing protein, giving the protein MALVVFLRGVNVGGHRTFRPSILAKRLRDHDVVNIGAAGTFVVRRPGPKAKFRAALLRKLPFKAEVMLCEGRDLLRLETQNPYGPSHPDVVRFVSILSKPSRGRVDIPCAFPPRGKWFVRVIASRKCFVFGEYRRHMKTIGYLGQIDKLFGVPVTTRNWNTILAAIRILKDQEKKGKGRPETRKLN; this is encoded by the coding sequence ATGGCTCTGGTCGTGTTTCTCCGGGGTGTCAACGTCGGCGGCCACAGGACGTTTCGCCCCAGCATCCTCGCAAAGCGATTGCGCGACCACGACGTGGTGAACATCGGCGCTGCGGGAACGTTTGTCGTTCGGAGACCCGGACCGAAAGCGAAGTTTCGTGCGGCGCTTCTCCGCAAGCTGCCCTTCAAGGCGGAAGTCATGCTCTGCGAGGGTCGCGATCTCCTCCGCCTGGAGACGCAAAATCCGTATGGACCGTCACATCCCGATGTCGTTCGATTCGTGAGCATTCTGTCGAAACCAAGCCGCGGCCGGGTTGACATTCCGTGCGCATTTCCGCCACGCGGGAAGTGGTTCGTGCGAGTGATCGCGTCGCGGAAGTGCTTCGTCTTTGGAGAGTACCGGCGGCACATGAAGACCATCGGCTATCTCGGCCAGATCGACAAGCTGTTCGGCGTGCCGGTGACCACGCGCAACTGGAACACCATCCTCGCGGCCATCCGGATCTTGAAGGACCAGGAGAAGAAAGGGAAGGGTAGACCAGAGACTCGAAAGCTCAACTAA
- a CDS encoding aminotransferase class V-fold PLP-dependent enzyme: protein MAANPGGTAMLNRRSFLHLGAGLAATAALSPHLLAQLPSEPLPAPDLYGRDQEAYWATLRRQFLIPEDEVYLNNGTVGSSPIPVLQAIFDGYRETEKLAQEDPEDYPIWGYAAWNQFRDPLAAFVGATRDEVALLRNATEANSYIANGIDLKAGDEVLMSDQEHPGGEMPFQLRAKRYGTVVKKFTLPKPPKNAAEILNLIDDAITPRTRVIFVSHITTVTGVVLPVKEICALARSKGILSALDGAHVPGMMRLNIGEIGCDFYSASPHKWLQAPKGSGFLYVRNEVIDRVWNTIATEGWDEPKIRAERFQRIGSSNVPSLWGLKASIEFAEKIGMERIEKRHRQMADYIHGKMAERGAESWTSPDAALRCGIVTVNLPGVERMKLENWLWKQHKVRIRGGEPSKLRLSTPYYILHKDVDRFVEKFDEYRKANG from the coding sequence ATGGCGGCGAATCCGGGAGGCACCGCGATGCTGAACCGCCGCTCGTTCTTGCACTTGGGGGCCGGACTGGCCGCTACGGCGGCCCTTTCGCCCCACCTGCTGGCCCAGTTGCCCAGCGAGCCCCTGCCGGCGCCCGACCTCTACGGGCGCGACCAGGAGGCGTACTGGGCCACCTTGCGCCGCCAGTTCCTTATCCCCGAGGACGAGGTCTATCTCAACAACGGCACCGTAGGTTCCAGCCCGATTCCCGTGCTCCAGGCCATCTTCGACGGCTACCGCGAAACCGAGAAGCTGGCCCAGGAGGATCCCGAGGACTATCCCATCTGGGGCTATGCCGCCTGGAACCAGTTTCGCGACCCGCTGGCCGCCTTCGTGGGCGCCACCCGCGACGAGGTCGCCCTGTTGCGCAACGCCACAGAGGCCAATAGCTACATCGCCAACGGCATAGACCTTAAAGCCGGGGATGAAGTCTTGATGAGCGACCAGGAGCATCCCGGGGGCGAAATGCCCTTCCAGCTCCGGGCCAAGCGCTACGGCACGGTGGTAAAGAAGTTCACCCTGCCCAAACCGCCCAAAAATGCGGCTGAAATCCTGAACCTCATCGATGACGCTATTACGCCGCGGACGCGGGTGATTTTCGTCAGCCACATCACCACCGTCACCGGCGTGGTCCTGCCGGTGAAGGAGATCTGCGCGCTGGCGCGCTCCAAAGGCATCCTTTCGGCGCTCGACGGGGCGCACGTGCCGGGCATGATGCGCCTGAACATCGGCGAGATCGGCTGCGACTTCTACAGCGCCAGCCCACACAAATGGCTGCAAGCGCCCAAGGGCAGCGGGTTCCTCTACGTCCGCAACGAGGTCATCGACCGGGTGTGGAACACCATCGCCACCGAAGGCTGGGACGAACCGAAGATCCGCGCCGAGCGCTTCCAGCGCATCGGGTCGTCGAATGTGCCGTCGCTCTGGGGGCTGAAGGCTTCCATCGAGTTCGCCGAAAAGATCGGCATGGAGCGCATCGAAAAGCGCCATCGACAGATGGCTGACTACATCCACGGGAAGATGGCGGAGCGTGGCGCGGAGAGCTGGACTTCGCCCGATGCGGCCCTGCGCTGCGGCATCGTGACGGTCAACCTGCCCGGAGTCGAGCGCATGAAGCTCGAGAACTGGCTGTGGAAGCAGCACAAGGTGCGCATCCGCGGCGGCGAGCCCTCCAAGCTCCGCCTCTCCACGCCCTACTACATCCTGCACAAGGATGTGGACCGGTTCGTGGAGAAGTTCGACGAGTATCGCAAAGCAAACGGGTAG
- a CDS encoding M48 family metallopeptidase, whose translation MRSRATALTLAFTLALLVTPSLLADCPANVEAIGNRNIGKGGGLGNWYSLDKEIQIGKEYAAQVDQSSRIVQDPVVSEYVNRIGQNLVRNSDARVPFTIKVIDSDEVNAFALPGGFFYVNTGLILAADEEAELAGVMAHEIAHVAARHATRQATRGQLLNLASIPLIFVGGGIGYAIRTAAGFALPMTFLTFSRGFEREADCLGIQYLYASGYDPQAFVQFFEKLQAREKKKPGTLAKAFSTHPQTPDRIEKSQEEIASVLPAKDQYVVTTSEFDEVKSRLAALQNRRKLADQEDEKAPSLRRTKTADDKDGKDGSKQEDDDAPVLKRRDE comes from the coding sequence ATGAGATCACGCGCAACCGCGCTGACGCTGGCATTTACCCTGGCCCTGCTCGTAACCCCCAGCCTGCTGGCCGACTGCCCCGCCAATGTTGAGGCCATCGGCAACCGGAACATCGGCAAGGGTGGTGGCCTGGGCAACTGGTACTCCCTGGACAAAGAGATTCAGATCGGCAAGGAATACGCCGCGCAGGTGGACCAGAGCTCCCGCATCGTGCAGGACCCGGTGGTGAGCGAATATGTGAACCGTATCGGGCAGAACCTGGTGCGGAACTCGGACGCCCGTGTGCCTTTTACCATCAAGGTGATTGATTCCGACGAGGTCAACGCCTTCGCGCTGCCGGGCGGGTTCTTCTACGTGAACACCGGCCTGATCCTGGCGGCGGACGAAGAAGCCGAACTCGCCGGCGTCATGGCCCATGAGATCGCGCACGTGGCCGCGCGGCACGCTACTCGCCAGGCCACCCGCGGGCAACTGCTGAACCTGGCTTCCATCCCGCTCATCTTCGTGGGCGGGGGCATCGGTTACGCCATCCGCACCGCCGCCGGATTCGCCTTGCCCATGACTTTCCTCACCTTCTCGCGCGGCTTCGAGCGTGAAGCCGACTGCTTGGGCATCCAGTACCTCTATGCCAGTGGCTACGATCCGCAGGCCTTCGTGCAGTTCTTCGAGAAGCTCCAGGCACGCGAGAAGAAGAAGCCGGGGACGCTGGCCAAGGCCTTCTCCACCCATCCCCAAACGCCCGACCGCATCGAGAAATCGCAGGAGGAGATTGCCAGCGTGCTGCCGGCAAAGGACCAGTACGTGGTCACGACCTCCGAATTCGATGAGGTAAAGTCGCGGTTGGCCGCCCTGCAGAACCGCCGCAAGTTGGCCGACCAGGAAGACGAAAAGGCGCCCAGCCTGCGCCGCACCAAGACCGCGGACGACAAGGACGGGAAGGACGGTTCGAAACAAGAAGACGACGATGCGCCCGTCCTGAAGCGTCGCGACGAGTAA